From one Nocardioides sp. Kera G14 genomic stretch:
- a CDS encoding DUF6350 family protein has product MGKDTLPGVPSGSGAAREVMMDAMTSLLPESRTRARTSAEVTADLRHRRPLVLVATLGGMGAAAGVLVVLCALAIVGWFLTDSGSFGQPGDAVRTGATAWLVGHGSGLRVSGSLVTMVPLGLMVLIAWALWRAGHRVGDSISGHGPDADRIADGERDWTVPTAIGLFSLTYAVAVAVIGAVTATPEMGLDMTRATVWGLLLSAVVGGAGIAVGSGRASIWLVVVPPAIRAAALTVWRILAGWLLVSTLMLLGALVLDFSTAANVMSQLGTNGTESILYTLVTLVVAPNAVAFSGAFLLGPGFTVGAGTLVAPAGVVLGPLPMFPLFAALPDAGPQPGWTGWLILLAGLVAVVAVIQVQRRHPTTRWDEGLVRGLAGGVGAGLLFGLIAHWSGGAIGPGRMTDVGPHVLDATVRAVTAMGVGGVVAGAGVTWCQRRSLRAD; this is encoded by the coding sequence ATGGGCAAGGACACGTTACCCGGCGTGCCGTCCGGCTCTGGCGCCGCTCGCGAGGTGATGATGGACGCGATGACCTCCCTGCTCCCCGAGTCCCGGACCCGTGCGCGCACGTCGGCCGAGGTGACCGCAGACCTGCGGCACCGCCGACCGCTCGTCCTCGTGGCGACCCTTGGAGGGATGGGCGCCGCCGCAGGCGTGCTGGTGGTGCTCTGCGCGCTGGCGATCGTCGGTTGGTTCCTCACCGACTCCGGGTCCTTCGGGCAGCCCGGCGACGCCGTACGCACCGGGGCGACGGCGTGGCTTGTCGGCCACGGCTCGGGTCTCCGCGTCTCGGGCAGCCTCGTCACGATGGTGCCGCTGGGCCTCATGGTCCTCATCGCGTGGGCGCTGTGGCGCGCCGGCCACCGTGTCGGCGACTCCATCTCCGGCCACGGCCCCGACGCCGACCGGATCGCCGACGGTGAGCGGGACTGGACCGTCCCCACCGCGATCGGCCTCTTCTCCCTGACGTACGCCGTCGCGGTGGCCGTCATCGGTGCCGTGACCGCCACGCCGGAGATGGGTCTGGACATGACACGTGCGACGGTGTGGGGCCTGCTCCTCTCCGCTGTCGTCGGCGGGGCGGGCATCGCGGTCGGTTCGGGTCGCGCCTCGATCTGGCTGGTCGTCGTCCCGCCCGCGATCCGCGCCGCCGCCCTGACCGTGTGGCGGATCCTCGCCGGATGGCTGCTGGTCTCGACCCTGATGCTGCTCGGCGCGCTGGTCCTCGACTTCTCGACGGCCGCCAACGTGATGTCGCAGCTCGGCACGAACGGCACCGAGAGCATCCTCTACACGCTGGTCACGCTCGTGGTCGCGCCGAATGCCGTCGCGTTCAGCGGTGCCTTCCTGCTCGGCCCCGGTTTCACCGTCGGTGCCGGCACCCTCGTCGCGCCGGCCGGAGTCGTGCTCGGCCCGCTGCCGATGTTCCCGCTCTTCGCCGCACTTCCCGACGCCGGCCCTCAGCCCGGCTGGACCGGTTGGCTGATCCTGCTCGCCGGGCTCGTCGCCGTCGTGGCCGTCATCCAGGTTCAGCGGCGCCACCCCACCACCCGCTGGGACGAGGGCCTGGTCCGCGGTCTCGCGGGCGGTGTCGGTGCCGGCCTCCTCTTCGGCCTGATCGCACACTGGTCCGGTGGCGCGATCGGACCGGGCCGGATGACCGACGTCGGCCCCCATGTCCTCGACGCCACCGTCCGCGCGGTCACCGCGATGGGTGTCGGCGGCGTCGTCGCCGGTGCCGGGGTGACGTGGTGCCAGCGACGTTCACTCCGAGCTGACTGA
- the purN gene encoding phosphoribosylglycinamide formyltransferase, translating into MRVVVLVSGTGSNLQALLDAAASPDYGVEIVAVGSDRPGVLGLERAETAGIPTFVVGLKEFESREEWDAALTAAVAEYEPELVVLAGFMKLVGERFLSAYGGRTVNTHPALSPSFPGAHGAADALAYGVKITGATLFVVDAGVDTGVIISQVAVPVQDDDDVESLHERIKVVERQMLVDSVGRIAREGLVVSGRRAAFGR; encoded by the coding sequence GTGCGCGTCGTGGTCCTCGTCTCCGGCACCGGCTCCAACCTGCAGGCCCTCCTGGATGCTGCTGCGTCGCCCGATTATGGCGTCGAGATCGTCGCGGTCGGCTCCGACCGTCCCGGTGTGCTTGGGCTCGAGCGCGCCGAGACCGCAGGCATCCCGACCTTCGTGGTCGGGCTCAAGGAGTTCGAGAGCCGTGAGGAGTGGGACGCGGCGCTCACCGCCGCCGTGGCCGAGTACGAGCCGGAGCTGGTGGTCCTCGCCGGGTTCATGAAGCTGGTGGGGGAGCGGTTCCTGTCGGCGTACGGCGGCCGGACGGTGAACACGCACCCGGCCCTCTCGCCGAGCTTCCCCGGCGCCCACGGGGCTGCCGATGCCCTGGCCTACGGAGTGAAGATCACCGGCGCGACGCTCTTCGTCGTCGATGCCGGCGTCGACACCGGCGTGATCATCAGTCAGGTCGCCGTGCCGGTGCAGGACGACGACGACGTCGAGTCGCTGCACGAGCGGATCAAGGTCGTCGAGCGGCAGATGCTCGTCGATTCGGTCGGGCGGATCGCCCGCGAGGGCCTCGTCGTGAGCGGGCGACGCGCGGCCTTCGGCCGCTGA
- a CDS encoding bifunctional methylenetetrahydrofolate dehydrogenase/methenyltetrahydrofolate cyclohydrolase, with protein sequence MTAQKLDGTATAKAIKAELTERVVALKAQGITPGLGTILVGDDPGSQWYVNGKHRDCAEVGIESIRIDLPATATQDEIEAAVRQLNEDPACTGYIVQLPLPKGIDENRVLGLIDPLKDADGLHPTNLGWLVLGEEAPLPCTPYGIVELLRRHGVEINGAEVVVVGRGVTVGRPLGLLLTRRSENATVTLCHTGTRDLAAHTKQADIIVAAAGVPHMITADMIKPGAALLDVGVSRVDGKVTGDLDPSVWDVAGWVSPNPGGVGPMTRAMLLQNVVLAAEKSRS encoded by the coding sequence ATGACTGCACAGAAACTCGATGGCACCGCCACTGCGAAGGCGATCAAGGCCGAGCTGACCGAGCGCGTGGTCGCCCTCAAGGCACAGGGCATCACCCCGGGCCTCGGCACGATCCTCGTCGGCGACGACCCGGGCTCACAGTGGTACGTCAACGGCAAGCACAGGGACTGCGCCGAGGTCGGCATCGAGTCCATCCGGATCGACCTGCCCGCCACGGCGACGCAGGACGAGATCGAGGCCGCCGTCCGCCAGCTCAACGAGGACCCGGCCTGCACCGGCTACATCGTGCAGCTACCGCTGCCCAAGGGCATCGACGAGAACCGCGTGCTCGGCCTGATCGATCCCCTCAAGGATGCTGACGGCCTGCACCCGACCAACCTCGGCTGGCTGGTGCTCGGCGAGGAGGCGCCACTGCCGTGCACGCCGTACGGCATCGTCGAATTGCTGCGCCGCCACGGCGTGGAGATCAACGGCGCCGAGGTCGTCGTGGTCGGCCGCGGTGTCACCGTGGGACGCCCGCTCGGCCTCCTCCTCACGCGCCGCAGTGAGAACGCCACCGTCACGCTCTGCCACACCGGCACCCGTGACCTGGCCGCACACACGAAGCAGGCCGACATCATCGTAGCCGCGGCCGGCGTGCCGCACATGATCACGGCCGACATGATCAAGCCGGGCGCCGCGCTGCTCGACGTCGGTGTCAGCCGCGTCGACGGCAAGGTCACCGGCGATCTGGACCCGTCCGTCTGGGACGTCGCCGGCTGGGTCTCGCCGAACCCGGGCGGTGTCGGCCCGATGACCCGCGCCATGCTGCTGCAGAACGTCGTGCTGGCGGCGGAGAAGTCGCGGTCGTGA
- a CDS encoding aquaporin — MSEFDATIGAVDLEPEAPPTQVDHEFWRIYAAEALGTFFLVLLGCGAAVATNADVVATGLTFGIAVLISATAFARISGGHFNPAVTVGAATSGRLSWRETPVYFGAQLSGAIVAALVLFVILHAVPGFDATGHMGQNGFGDHSGVHLAWWGAFLIELILTALFLWIILGVTDERTGVPTLAPVAIGLTLAAIHFVAIPLTGTSVNPARSIGPALFAGVDAIAQLWLFILAPLLGAVLAGVTYPLLFGRDSEAVPGSGIGALRSLAARRPARPAGSAAASGAAPTGWSQERESTSETTYNAGAQWPQRIVQDGWEWDYAAQQWKPVQEEPPTQS, encoded by the coding sequence ATGAGCGAGTTTGACGCGACTATCGGGGCCGTCGACCTTGAGCCGGAGGCTCCGCCGACGCAGGTCGACCACGAGTTCTGGCGGATCTACGCGGCCGAGGCACTCGGCACCTTCTTCCTCGTCCTGCTCGGCTGCGGTGCGGCCGTCGCGACGAACGCCGATGTGGTGGCCACCGGCCTCACCTTCGGTATTGCCGTCCTGATCAGCGCCACGGCCTTCGCGCGAATCTCCGGCGGCCACTTCAACCCGGCCGTCACGGTCGGCGCCGCGACGTCAGGCCGGCTGTCCTGGCGGGAGACACCGGTCTACTTCGGCGCGCAGCTCAGTGGCGCGATCGTGGCCGCGCTCGTGCTCTTCGTGATCCTGCATGCGGTGCCCGGCTTCGACGCCACCGGCCACATGGGGCAGAACGGCTTCGGTGACCACTCGGGCGTGCACCTCGCCTGGTGGGGCGCCTTCCTGATCGAGCTCATCCTCACCGCGCTCTTCCTCTGGATCATCCTCGGCGTGACCGACGAGCGCACGGGTGTGCCGACCCTGGCGCCGGTCGCCATCGGTCTCACCCTCGCCGCGATCCACTTCGTCGCGATCCCGCTCACCGGCACCTCGGTCAACCCGGCGCGGTCGATCGGCCCGGCGCTCTTCGCGGGTGTGGACGCGATCGCGCAGCTCTGGCTCTTCATCCTGGCGCCGCTGCTCGGCGCCGTGCTCGCCGGCGTGACCTATCCCCTGCTCTTCGGTCGCGACTCCGAGGCCGTCCCCGGCTCCGGGATCGGGGCGCTCAGGTCCCTCGCCGCCCGTCGGCCCGCTCGGCCGGCAGGTTCGGCCGCTGCGTCCGGCGCGGCTCCGACCGGATGGAGCCAGGAGCGCGAGTCGACCAGCGAGACGACGTACAACGCAGGAGCGCAGTGGCCGCAGCGGATCGTCCAGGACGGCTGGGAGTGGGACTACGCCGCCCAGCAGTGGAAGCCCGTCCAGGAGGAGCCCCCGACCCAGTCCTGA
- a CDS encoding DUF3017 domain-containing protein gives MLEDERGAEPQAPQTEVPVEEERRYPSTIGGAFYLAILGLAIAGIVVAAFGHWEMGVQMLAAGLVAAAVLRLVLPSRDAGMLAVRHRFVDAGLLAAVGVALWLLVRSIPSVD, from the coding sequence ATGCTCGAGGACGAGCGCGGTGCCGAGCCCCAGGCACCTCAGACAGAGGTGCCCGTCGAGGAGGAGCGCCGCTACCCCTCGACGATCGGTGGTGCGTTCTACCTCGCCATCCTCGGGCTTGCGATCGCCGGCATCGTGGTCGCCGCCTTCGGGCACTGGGAGATGGGCGTGCAGATGCTCGCCGCCGGTCTCGTCGCAGCCGCCGTGCTGCGCCTCGTCCTGCCCTCGAGGGACGCCGGAATGCTCGCAGTCCGGCACCGATTCGTCGATGCCGGACTGCTCGCTGCCGTGGGAGTGGCGCTGTGGCTCCTGGTCCGCAGCATCCCCTCCGTGGACTGA
- a CDS encoding NADP-dependent isocitrate dehydrogenase produces MSGTPRIIYTHTDEAPLLATYSFLPIVEAYAAKAGVQIETRDISVAARILAQFGLADDALTELGELAKTPEANIVKLPNISASIPQLKAAIKELQTQGFDVPDYPDAPSTPEEEEIRAKFDKVKGSAVNPVLREGNSDRRAPLSVKAYAKKHPHRNKPFADGSKTNVATMGAHDFKSNEKSTTVAADDTLSIVLETSNGDTKTLLDGLKVLAGEVIDSTKMSAANLDAFLADALAKAKAEDVLFSVHLKATMMKVSDPIIFGHVVKAYFKDVFAQYGDDLATAGLSANDGLGAILAGLSALPNGDEIRAAFDQALADGPRLSYVNSDKGITNLHVPSDVIVDASMPALIRNGGKLWGADGGEADTLAVIPDSSYAGVYQTVIEDVKEHGPLDPATIGTVPNVGLMAQAAEEYGSHNKTFEIPADGTVRILNAAGETVLEHDVEAGDIWRACQTKDIPIRDWVKLAVTRARASETPAIFWLDESRAHDAELIKKVTTYLTEHDTEGLEIKILTPELATAYSLERMRKGLDTISVTGNVLRDYNTDLFPILEVGTSAKMLSIVPLIAGGGLFETGAGGSAPKHVQQLVEENYLRWDSLGEFFALVPSFEQYADQAGAPAAKVLADALDKATGTFLDEDRSPGRKLGTIDNRGSHFYLALYWAEELAAQTEDAALAEAFGPLAKTLREKEQTIVEELNAVQGKPADIGGYYYPDAEKTSAVMRPSTTLNEALASF; encoded by the coding sequence ATGAGTGGCACTCCCCGGATCATCTACACCCACACCGACGAGGCGCCGCTGCTGGCGACGTACTCCTTCCTGCCGATCGTCGAGGCGTACGCCGCCAAGGCGGGGGTCCAGATCGAGACCCGCGACATCTCCGTCGCCGCCCGTATCCTCGCCCAGTTCGGCCTCGCGGACGACGCGCTGACCGAGCTCGGCGAGCTGGCGAAGACGCCCGAGGCCAACATCGTCAAGCTCCCCAACATCTCCGCCTCCATCCCGCAGCTCAAGGCCGCGATCAAGGAGCTGCAGACCCAGGGCTTCGACGTCCCCGACTACCCCGACGCGCCCTCCACCCCCGAGGAGGAGGAGATCCGCGCCAAGTTCGACAAGGTCAAGGGCTCCGCGGTCAACCCGGTCCTGCGTGAGGGCAACTCCGACCGCCGCGCGCCTCTGTCGGTGAAGGCCTACGCCAAGAAGCACCCGCACCGGAACAAGCCGTTCGCCGACGGCTCGAAGACCAACGTCGCCACCATGGGCGCTCACGACTTCAAGTCCAACGAGAAGTCCACGACGGTCGCCGCCGACGACACGCTCTCCATCGTCCTCGAGACCAGCAACGGTGACACCAAGACGCTGCTCGACGGCCTCAAGGTCCTTGCCGGCGAGGTCATCGACTCCACGAAGATGAGCGCCGCCAACCTCGACGCCTTCCTGGCCGACGCGCTGGCCAAGGCGAAGGCCGAGGACGTGCTCTTCTCCGTCCACCTCAAGGCCACCATGATGAAGGTCTCGGACCCGATCATCTTCGGCCACGTCGTGAAGGCCTACTTCAAGGACGTCTTCGCCCAGTACGGTGACGACCTGGCCACGGCGGGCCTCTCGGCCAATGACGGCCTCGGGGCGATCCTCGCCGGCCTCTCCGCACTCCCGAACGGCGACGAGATCAGGGCGGCCTTCGACCAGGCGCTGGCCGACGGCCCGCGACTGTCCTACGTCAACTCCGATAAGGGCATCACCAACCTGCACGTGCCGTCCGACGTCATCGTCGACGCCTCGATGCCGGCCCTGATCCGCAACGGCGGCAAGCTCTGGGGCGCCGACGGCGGCGAGGCCGACACCCTCGCGGTCATCCCGGACTCGAGCTACGCCGGCGTCTATCAGACCGTCATCGAGGATGTGAAGGAGCACGGCCCGCTCGACCCGGCCACCATCGGCACCGTCCCCAACGTCGGCCTGATGGCGCAGGCGGCCGAGGAGTACGGCTCGCACAACAAGACCTTCGAGATCCCCGCCGACGGCACCGTCCGGATCCTCAACGCCGCCGGCGAGACGGTCCTCGAGCACGACGTCGAGGCCGGTGACATCTGGCGTGCCTGCCAGACCAAGGACATCCCGATCCGCGACTGGGTGAAGCTCGCCGTCACCCGCGCCCGCGCCTCCGAGACGCCGGCCATCTTCTGGCTCGACGAGTCCCGCGCCCACGACGCCGAGCTGATCAAGAAGGTCACCACCTATCTGACCGAGCACGACACCGAGGGTCTCGAGATCAAGATCCTCACGCCCGAGCTGGCGACGGCGTACAGCCTCGAGCGGATGCGCAAGGGCCTGGACACGATCTCCGTCACCGGAAACGTGCTGCGTGACTACAACACCGACCTCTTCCCGATCCTCGAGGTGGGCACGTCGGCCAAGATGCTCTCGATCGTCCCGCTGATCGCGGGCGGTGGCCTCTTCGAGACCGGTGCCGGCGGCTCGGCACCGAAGCACGTCCAGCAGCTGGTCGAGGAGAACTACCTCCGCTGGGACAGCCTCGGTGAGTTCTTCGCCCTCGTCCCCTCCTTCGAGCAGTACGCCGACCAGGCCGGTGCTCCGGCCGCGAAGGTGCTCGCCGACGCGCTCGACAAGGCGACCGGCACGTTCCTCGACGAGGACCGCAGCCCCGGCCGCAAGCTCGGCACCATCGACAACCGTGGCTCGCACTTCTACCTCGCCCTCTACTGGGCCGAGGAGCTCGCTGCTCAGACGGAGGACGCGGCGCTCGCCGAGGCCTTCGGCCCGTTGGCGAAGACCCTCCGGGAGAAGGAGCAGACGATCGTCGAGGAGCTCAACGCGGTCCAGGGCAAGCCTGCCGACATCGGTGGCTACTACTACCCGGACGCCGAGAAGACGTCGGCCGTCATGCGCCCGAGCACCACGCTGAACGAGGCCCTCGCCTCCTTCTGA
- the purH gene encoding bifunctional phosphoribosylaminoimidazolecarboxamide formyltransferase/IMP cyclohydrolase, whose amino-acid sequence MAGQQDTIRIKRALVSVFDKTGLDDLVRGLVEAGVELVSTGGSAALIESLGLPVTKVEDLTGFPECLDGRVKTLHPRVHAGILADRRLPAHEAQLAELEVEPFDLVVVNLYPFAATVAAGGTVEEIIEKIDIGGPSMVRAAAKNHPSVAIITDGADYARALEAAQGEGFTYEERKALAAKAFVHTATYDVGVASWCSSVLTDSSEGTGFPAWIGGTYDKAAVLRYGENPHQKAALYLNGFGPQGLAQAEQLHGKEMSYNNYVDTDAARRAANDFAEPAVAIIKHANPCGIAVGADIAEAHAKAHACDPVSAFGGVIAANRPVSVEMAEQVADVFTEVIVAPAYEDGAVEILQAKKNIRILVAPTDGGSPVETRPISGGLLMQTVDHVDAPGDAPASWTLATGDAADEKTLAELAFAWKACRSAKSNAILLARDGGAVGIGMGQVNRVDSCRLAVERANTLVEGEERARGAVAASDAFFPFEDGPQILIDAGVKAIVQPGGSVRDELTIEACKAAGVTMYFTGTRHFFH is encoded by the coding sequence ATGGCTGGGCAGCAGGACACGATCAGGATCAAGCGGGCGCTCGTGTCCGTCTTCGACAAGACCGGTCTCGACGACCTGGTCCGCGGCCTGGTCGAGGCCGGTGTCGAGCTCGTCTCCACCGGCGGCTCCGCCGCGCTGATCGAGTCCCTCGGCCTCCCGGTCACCAAGGTGGAGGACCTCACCGGCTTCCCGGAGTGCCTCGACGGCCGCGTGAAGACGCTGCACCCGCGCGTCCACGCCGGCATCCTCGCTGACCGCCGCCTGCCCGCGCACGAGGCCCAGCTGGCCGAGCTCGAGGTCGAGCCCTTCGACCTCGTCGTCGTCAACCTCTACCCGTTCGCCGCGACCGTCGCCGCCGGGGGCACGGTCGAGGAGATCATCGAGAAGATCGACATCGGCGGCCCCTCCATGGTCCGCGCCGCCGCGAAGAACCACCCGTCCGTCGCGATCATCACCGACGGCGCCGACTACGCCCGCGCCCTCGAGGCCGCCCAGGGCGAGGGCTTCACCTACGAGGAGCGCAAGGCGCTCGCCGCCAAGGCGTTCGTCCACACGGCGACGTACGACGTCGGGGTGGCCTCCTGGTGCAGCTCGGTCCTCACCGACTCCAGCGAGGGCACCGGCTTCCCTGCCTGGATCGGCGGCACCTACGACAAGGCCGCGGTGCTGCGCTACGGCGAGAACCCGCACCAGAAGGCGGCGCTCTACCTCAACGGGTTCGGACCCCAGGGCCTCGCGCAGGCTGAGCAGCTGCACGGCAAGGAGATGTCGTACAACAACTACGTCGACACCGACGCCGCCCGCCGCGCCGCCAACGACTTCGCGGAGCCGGCCGTCGCGATCATCAAGCACGCCAACCCCTGCGGCATCGCCGTCGGGGCCGACATCGCCGAGGCCCATGCCAAGGCCCACGCGTGCGACCCGGTCAGCGCGTTCGGTGGCGTGATCGCCGCCAATCGCCCGGTGTCGGTCGAGATGGCCGAGCAGGTCGCCGACGTCTTCACCGAGGTCATCGTCGCGCCGGCGTACGAGGACGGTGCCGTCGAGATCCTCCAGGCGAAGAAGAACATCCGGATCCTCGTCGCCCCCACCGACGGCGGGAGCCCGGTCGAGACTCGGCCGATCTCCGGCGGCCTCCTGATGCAGACCGTCGACCACGTCGACGCACCGGGTGACGCCCCGGCGAGCTGGACACTCGCGACGGGCGACGCGGCCGACGAGAAGACGCTCGCCGAGCTCGCCTTCGCCTGGAAGGCGTGCCGCTCGGCCAAGTCCAACGCGATCCTGCTGGCCCGCGACGGGGGAGCGGTCGGCATCGGCATGGGCCAGGTCAACCGCGTCGACTCCTGCAGACTTGCCGTCGAGCGCGCGAACACGCTGGTCGAGGGGGAGGAACGAGCTCGTGGCGCGGTCGCCGCCTCCGACGCCTTCTTCCCGTTCGAGGACGGCCCGCAGATCCTGATCGACGCCGGCGTGAAGGCGATCGTCCAGCCGGGCGGCTCCGTCCGCGACGAGCTCACGATCGAGGCGTGCAAGGCTGCCGGCGTGACGATGTACTTCACCGGCACCCGGCACTTCTTCCACTGA
- the sucD gene encoding succinate--CoA ligase subunit alpha, producing MSIYLNKDSKVIVQGITGGMGAKHTALMVDSGAQIVGGVNARKAGTTVTHKDHDGNDVELPVFGSVAEAIEKTGADVSVAFVPPAFTKDACIEAIDAEIPLLVVITEGVPVQDTAEVFSYLQGKKTRMIGPNCPGIITPGESLAGITPHTITGKGPVGLVSKSGTLTYQMMYELKDFGFSTAIGIGGDPIIGTTHIDALQAFEDDPETKVIVMIGEIGGDAEERAAAYIKENITKPVVGYVAGFTAPEGKTMGHAGAIVSAGAGTAQGKKEALEAVGVKVGKTPSETAALAREILQTL from the coding sequence ATGAGCATCTACCTCAACAAGGACAGCAAGGTCATCGTCCAGGGCATCACCGGCGGCATGGGTGCCAAGCACACCGCCCTGATGGTCGACTCCGGCGCGCAGATCGTCGGTGGCGTCAACGCCCGCAAGGCCGGCACGACCGTCACCCACAAGGACCACGACGGCAACGACGTCGAGCTCCCCGTCTTCGGCTCAGTCGCCGAGGCGATCGAGAAGACGGGTGCCGACGTCTCCGTCGCGTTCGTCCCGCCGGCGTTCACGAAGGACGCGTGCATCGAGGCGATCGACGCCGAGATCCCGCTCCTCGTCGTGATCACCGAGGGCGTCCCGGTGCAGGACACCGCCGAGGTGTTCTCCTACCTGCAGGGCAAGAAGACCCGCATGATCGGCCCGAACTGCCCCGGCATCATCACGCCGGGCGAGTCGCTCGCCGGCATCACCCCGCACACCATCACGGGCAAGGGCCCGGTCGGTCTCGTCTCGAAGTCGGGCACGCTGACCTACCAGATGATGTACGAGCTGAAGGACTTCGGCTTCTCGACGGCCATCGGCATCGGTGGTGACCCGATCATCGGCACCACGCACATCGACGCCCTCCAGGCCTTCGAGGACGACCCGGAGACCAAGGTCATCGTCATGATCGGCGAGATCGGCGGCGACGCCGAGGAGCGTGCGGCGGCGTACATCAAGGAGAACATCACGAAGCCGGTCGTCGGCTACGTGGCGGGCTTCACCGCTCCTGAGGGCAAGACCATGGGTCACGCCGGTGCGATCGTGTCGGCCGGCGCCGGCACCGCCCAGGGCAAGAAGGAGGCCCTCGAGGCCGTCGGCGTCAAGGTCGGCAAGACGCCGTCCGAGACCGCTGCTCTGGCTCGGGAGATCCTCCAGACGCTCTGA